In Levilactobacillus brevis, the genomic window GTTTGGGCGTCACAGTATGCAATAAGTCAATCATAGCTTGTGTAACGTTCTTGGCGTTTACTTTGGAAACTCGTTGAGATAGTAAGTAACGTGATTTACGGTCCACCAACGTAACTAAAGCTGAACGTCCAGTCTTACCTCGAACGGTGTCACCTTCCCAATGGCCAAACCAGCTCCGGTTATCACACGACACTGGCCGCTCATGGACTGAAGGAACATCATTAAACCGCCCCCGTCGTTCATTGATTGTTCCTTTGACCTTGCGAGTTTTGCCACGATGGCGGAGTTTACGGGCAAAACCACGAGCGCCACGACTCTTACGTTTAATTCCCAAATTATCACGTTCAATTCCGCGATAAATGGTGTTGTAACTAATTCGCCATCCACTATTTTCGTGAAGTAAACGCCCTGAGATTTGTTCGGGAGACCATTGGTATTGAACGATGCAGCGAAGGACAAAATCTCGTAATTTCAGGTCAGTTAGGAGTCTAGGACGGCGGCTCTTCAGTCGGCGCCTTTGGTAGCTCTCTTGTGCTTTGACAGCTGAGTATGCATCACGACCGCCATTGCGTGTAACTTCACGTGATACAGTGGCTTTAGAACAGCCAATTTTCTCCGCAATAACTTGATAGCTATCGTTTAAAGTGACGCCTAACAGTATGCATTCTCGGTCTTTTAAGGTAAGATGTTTGTACGAACTCATAGCCTAAAATCTCCTTTAAATGATTGTTGTGGTGACTTCATTTTACAGGACTCAGGCTATGAGTTCCTTTTTTATCTTCTTACTTGTTGCACTTCAATTGTAAATTCGTCGGTCATAAAGTGACGGATTTAGTAATGTGAAACAGTAATATTGGCATAAGTGGTAGTTAATTAATGTTTTCCCCGGTGAAATAACTGACGGGTAAAACAATATTGTGGTTATGAATAGTTGCGAATTGGCGAGGCTTACAACGTTTTACCAGAATAGACGCGCCCTAACCTTTTTAGGCACTCAACATGTTCTTTAGTCAACTGGTCAGGAAACAACCTATCATTTCCGAATGAATCCGGTTACAATGAACTTGTATATAAATATACTCATATTAAAAGATGTGTAACATAAAAAGTAACTGATAAATAAATCAGTAAGGTTATAAAAAATTGGGGAGAAAATAGCATGCGTAACTGGGTAGGCGACACGAAAGTTCATTACAAGAGCTATAAGGCAGGCAAGCACTGGGTCGTTGCCAGCATTACGGTGGCGACACTAGGTTTAGGCATGATGGGGGCTACCGGCACGGCGCAAGCGGATACGACAACGACCGATGCGGCAGCTGAAGAAACATCGTCTCAACAACCGGCAACACCGGCGGGGCAGGCGACTTTGAAGGAGCAGCCGAGTCAAGTTGAAAATGTTAAGGACGAAAAGACAACGACACCGCAGAATGATGAAAATGAATCGCCCGCTAACGGCGAAATAGAAGATTCCGAGGAACCGGGTACACCGTCTGGCGAAGAAAATACGTCTGACGTCAATGAAAACGCCGTGAATCAACCAGCATCGGACGATACGTCAGATGGCACTGGGAATACACCTCAGCCGCAAGTCCCAAGAACACCACAGACTGAAATGGAAGATCTCGGGAATGATGACACTGACACGCCAACTCCAGGACCAGAAAAAGCACCGGCACCACAGCCTTTAGTAGCACCGGCAGCAAACGTCAAGTCATCGCCGATTGACGGGGTCGATGCTAGCGTATGGCTTCCGGATGCCTTGTTACGCACTGCGATTATCAATCAGCTCAATCGAGAAACACATGTTACGCACTATATTGCCGATGAAAGCAATCTTTACCAACATGTTGGGGACTTAACGACTCTATATGATTACAATATGTCGGGGACGGTGAATAGTCTTGAAGGCTTATCCTACTTCACGAATCTCCATTCAATTACTTTCATGAATATGAAGGTGTCCTCTACCGGCCTCATTGATTTATCAGCGTTGCCATTGCTCCGTGACATCCAAATGAGTTTAGCCGCTGATAACGGTAATCATGACTTTGCAACAATTATGGATACCTATTTTAGTCAGAACCTGAATCTGGGGTTCATCCGGATGGGAGATAGTCATTTAACGGGGAACATTCCCGACTTGAGTAAGTATTCCAAGTTGGAAATGGTCTATTTGGCGAACAACGACTTGACCGGCAGCATTCCCGACTTGAGTAGTATTCCTGGTCTGTGGTCCCTCATGCTCAGCAATAACCAGCTGACCGGTTCACTGCCTGACCTTGCGCACTGGCCGGCTCTTAAAGATCTCGATGTCTCTCACAACCAGCTGTCCGGGAATTTACCAGATATTGGTAATTGGCCACTAATCGAAGATCTCAACGTTTCTTATAACAATTTCACTGGCGCTCTGCCCGACATGAGTCATTTCCGTGGTATATTCACCTACATGTTCAATCACTTCACCAATGGGGTAGTCACGTTACTGAATAAAGGTGACCAACCTATCGTAAATTATGGCGTCTACCAACGTTTGAACGGTAAGACTATCAAACTCAGCAAGGACAGTCCGACCTTTGATCCCGTAAGCGGCGTGGTCATGCGGATGCAAGACATGACCACTGGCCAACCGGATGAGAATGAAGGTGTGAAGGTAGCACAGTTAGGTGGCAACGTTTCCGTGGCTTATGGTAACCTAGATCCAAACCTGCCGACGACGGACATCCCAACCTGGGCCGCTAACACGGCCGAAGACGCCACGGGTTGGTTTGAGATTAAGCGTTACAGTGACAAATGGGGGCTGACGTTTACGCCGAAGCAAGATGTTCCGGATGGTATGTACACCATTCAAGTGATGAACCAGAGCTTTGGGGCCAACTGGGGGTACAGTGCCTACATCACCTTCAAGATTGAAAACGAAGTGCCCGTTGATCCCGGTAATCCCGACCCTGGCAATCCGGATCCCGGCGTGACGACGGGGACCGTCACGGTTGTTAATGTCGATCAAGACGGCAACGTCATCAGTCAATCGCAACAGACCGGGAATGTTGGCGACGCCTTCACCATCAATGCGCCAACGCTTGATGGGTATCGGCTAGTCGGCGATAGCGTAGCCAATGGTACCTACACGGCGGCCAATCAGACGGTTACCTTCACGTACCAAGCCGTTGAATCTGGCGGTGATGGCGACGCGGTCGATCCCGATCAACCAACCGTTGATGATACGGACAACGGTGGAAACGGTAATGTCGTTTCCGGTGGCGATGGCGACCAGATTGCGACGGGTGATACGACCGCACAGACTGGCAAGCACGTCACGGCTACACCATTGGTAGCCAAGACGGGGACAGCTGCTAATCAGGCCAAGACTGACTCTCAGCGGACCAATGCCACTGCCAAGTCAGCGACGACCCTGCCACAGACGGACGAAGCCACGGTTGCCCCTTGGGCTGGCTTGGCCTTACTTGTTGGTAGTCTCTTAACTGGATTAGGTTTGAAACGTAAGCGCAACCATGAATAAATTAATTTAACGCAGCGGTGTCGACGATCAGTCGGCACCGTTTTTTTGTGCTGAAATTATGGGGTGGTAGGGAAATTTTGAGGCGAGGCGTGTTGACTTTTTGACCAAACTATTGTCGTAACTGAACGGTATCTGCGTTAATTTGTTAATTTAAAAAATAATTTCAAAATAACGTTGAATGTTGACTTCCAGAGGACGAAAATAGAGATGGATTCTTTAGATGAAAGGTAGGGATTTAGTCGATATGGAATTGAAACGGACGCATTTTAAAATGTATAAAGTTGGGCGTAAGTGGGTCTTCGCCTGTGCGGTCGTGCTCGCCATGGGGAGCGGCGCAACGCTAACGGCTAATGCCGATGCTGCTAACAGTAGTAGTAACAGCCAGCCACGGGTTTCGCAGTCGAGTCAGAGTGGTAGCGGCAGTGAGTCGGGGCAATCCGGGAAATTAGGTTCGGATACTCAGGATTCTGTGGCAGACAAGACGATTCAGAAGACTGGAACCAGTGATAATGGCGAATCGTCTGGTAGCAACGTAAACAGCGATTCAAATAGCAATTCAAACAGCGCCCGATTTAAAATTGAAGTGCAACACCCCTTAAGACATTAAGGGTAAACAAATAGGCCATGGAGACCTATACTTTTAAGCGACCAAACCAAAAAGAAAGAGGTATCTCCATGACCCAGTCAAATCATACCACTACCATTACTTACCAACAACTCTCTGCCGAAGAGCGTGGCCAAATTGAAGCGTT contains:
- a CDS encoding IS30 family transposase, whose amino-acid sequence is MSSYKHLTLKDRECILLGVTLNDSYQVIAEKIGCSKATVSREVTRNGGRDAYSAVKAQESYQRRRLKSRRPRLLTDLKLRDFVLRCIVQYQWSPEQISGRLLHENSGWRISYNTIYRGIERDNLGIKRKSRGARGFARKLRHRGKTRKVKGTINERRGRFNDVPSVHERPVSCDNRSWFGHWEGDTVRGKTGRSALVTLVDRKSRYLLSQRVSKVNAKNVTQAMIDLLHTVTPKRVRTLTPDRGTEFARYREVSQELGIPVYFPDPHAPQQRGTNENTNGLIREYFPKGTDLDQLTDQDICQFIETLNNRPRKVLGWKSPSEIFFGIKLRLT
- a CDS encoding MucBP domain-containing protein; translation: MRNWVGDTKVHYKSYKAGKHWVVASITVATLGLGMMGATGTAQADTTTTDAAAEETSSQQPATPAGQATLKEQPSQVENVKDEKTTTPQNDENESPANGEIEDSEEPGTPSGEENTSDVNENAVNQPASDDTSDGTGNTPQPQVPRTPQTEMEDLGNDDTDTPTPGPEKAPAPQPLVAPAANVKSSPIDGVDASVWLPDALLRTAIINQLNRETHVTHYIADESNLYQHVGDLTTLYDYNMSGTVNSLEGLSYFTNLHSITFMNMKVSSTGLIDLSALPLLRDIQMSLAADNGNHDFATIMDTYFSQNLNLGFIRMGDSHLTGNIPDLSKYSKLEMVYLANNDLTGSIPDLSSIPGLWSLMLSNNQLTGSLPDLAHWPALKDLDVSHNQLSGNLPDIGNWPLIEDLNVSYNNFTGALPDMSHFRGIFTYMFNHFTNGVVTLLNKGDQPIVNYGVYQRLNGKTIKLSKDSPTFDPVSGVVMRMQDMTTGQPDENEGVKVAQLGGNVSVAYGNLDPNLPTTDIPTWAANTAEDATGWFEIKRYSDKWGLTFTPKQDVPDGMYTIQVMNQSFGANWGYSAYITFKIENEVPVDPGNPDPGNPDPGVTTGTVTVVNVDQDGNVISQSQQTGNVGDAFTINAPTLDGYRLVGDSVANGTYTAANQTVTFTYQAVESGGDGDAVDPDQPTVDDTDNGGNGNVVSGGDGDQIATGDTTAQTGKHVTATPLVAKTGTAANQAKTDSQRTNATAKSATTLPQTDEATVAPWAGLALLVGSLLTGLGLKRKRNHE
- a CDS encoding KxYKxGKxW signal peptide domain-containing protein; the protein is MELKRTHFKMYKVGRKWVFACAVVLAMGSGATLTANADAANSSSNSQPRVSQSSQSGSGSESGQSGKLGSDTQDSVADKTIQKTGTSDNGESSGSNVNSDSNSNSNSARFKIEVQHPLRH